The nucleotide window ACACATAGAGCAGGTCGCTGACACGGCGGATCATGTGCTCCTCATATACGTCAGCCTTGCCGTCGGCGGCAGCCATGGCCCACATGTCTTCGATCAGTTTTACACGGGTTTCGGGATCCCAGTGTTCGCGCAACGGTGCGGTGAACTCGAACAGGTCGGTGGCCTGATCCAGGCGGGCCTCAAGCTCTCCCATGATGTCCAGCATTTCCCCTGGATCAAGGTGCCAGCGGAGG belongs to Alcanivorax sediminis and includes:
- a CDS encoding tellurite resistance TerB family protein produces the protein MRWLTQLFGTDQQPPQNTQHDLHRAAAALLLEVARTDGEVDEDEIRHLMDTVHLRWHLDPGEMLDIMGELEARLDQATDLFEFTAPLREHWDPETRVKLIEDMWAMAAADGKADVYEEHMIRRVSDLLYVSHGDYIRAKIKAMNS